AATGGAGCGGGTACCCTTTTGACAGTTGAGGCAAATCACCTGGCTATCACCGTGACACCAGAAGGCAGTGACATCCCCGAAATCCCACAGGAAGGGATTTACACGCTTAAAATTGGTACGAAATATGACTATACCATTACGGCGGACAAGTTTAAGACTGCCAGCGGGCAGTTTATTCCAGTGACAGCCACCCGTGTTCTCAACATAGCAATGGAAGGCAAGGACTATGGACTTCGCTTTTCTGTAAAGAATACGGCCGGACAGGAAATTGCCAATCCAATTATTTTCATTACGAAAACCGGCGGCACCGTCCTTTTACCACTTCCTGACGGAAGCTTTGCTGTCAAGAATGGCACCTATACTTATACGGTTTCTGCAAATGATTACTATTCAATCAGCGGGACTTTTACCATCAACGACAGCGAGCAAACCTATGAGAACGATCGGCTTAAATTAGAGGTTGAGCTCACTGGCCCGCAAGATGTATGTAACGTGCAGTTTGCGGTCAGCGGCAGTGATGGGGCGCCATATGCAGAAATATCTGTTCGAGATGAGAGTGGCAGCGCTATTGCAGCATACTTTGACAAGGCCTGGAATCTCGGACCGGGGGGGTATACCTACACCATCGAGTCGGATTATTACAATGCCATTTCTGGCAGTTTTACCGTAAATGAAGGCGATAAAGGGTCCTCCAGAACGATCAGCGAAGTGATGAACCAGCGTCTTTACTGGGTATTTTTTGACGTTATGCCGCTATCGGTTATGGCACTGGATACGACAACTTTAGCAATAAAAGACGGTCAGGAAAAGATGGCACAGCCTTACAACGAAGATCCGGGGCAGTACCGTCTGCCAAACGGCACGTATACCTATTCGATTAAGGCGGACGGTTATAAAACGTCCAGCGGTAATTTTACCGTAGATGGCAGTGTATTGTATGTTTCGATTCAGTTGGAGAAAGGTGCTGACGCACCTGTAATCGTACCAGGAGATAACGGCGGCGGAAGCAGCAGCGGAGGCAGCGGTGGTGGTGGCGGTGCCGGTGGTGGAAGCATCCCTTCCAACAACGCCAGTCAGCCAGCCGACACAAAAAATACGGCAGATGTGCTGCACAAGCGTTTTAATGTTCAAACAGAAGATCACGACTTTACGGATGTAGGTCGGACTAGCTGGTACTACGAGCCGATCAACTATGTGGCGACTTTAGGCTTGTACAACGGCCTCAGCAATACGCAGTTTGCGCCAGATACGCCGATGACACGGGGCATGATGGCGACCGTGCTGTTCCGTCTGTCAGGAGCTGCAAACTCAGCGGATAAGCATAACTTTAGTGATGTTGCGGAAGGAAGCTATTATGCCAACGCTGTCACTTGGGGCGCAGAGCATAAGGTGTTTCAGGGAATAAGCGAAAGCGCTTTCAGCCCAAATCGGGAGATTACACGGGAGCAGCTAATCACGGCATTATATCGCTATGCCTTATATGCAAAATTAACGGATAGCAGTGCAGACAACAATGCAGCAAAAGCTTTCCAAGATTTTTCAGCAGTATCCGAATACTCGGAAGAGGCTGTTAGCTGGGCCTATAAAAATGACATTTTAGAGGGAGACAGCCGCGGTTTAATCCGCCCGGCTGAAAACGCAACTCGGGCTGAGGTGGCGGCCATGGTTACGCGCTTCATCAACAATGTTATTTTGAAGGAAGTATAGCCGCAACACCATCGAAAGAAGAACGTTATATATCGATAGACAACAGAAAAAATCCGCAATTCCAATAACACGGGGTTGCGGATTTTTTACTGCATTGATTTTTGCGGTTGTATGAGATAGAATAATACAGAGATTCTATTTTAATCTCCCCTTGAAGGATTTCATGAAAGGAGGGGCTGCTATGGATTATTTTCGTCAGATACACTTTAAAACGAATCAAAAGCACACGGCTATCCGGCGGATTGCGCTAGCAATGTGCGTTATTTTTATTGCCGTGTCCCTTTTTTCAGCAGCATATATTATTACGCAGGCCAACCACACCCATGACCACAATGGTCCCGATGGGAGCTGTGTCACCTGTGCACACTTGGCATTAGCCGGCAATTTATTGCGATCTATTTCTGCTGTAGTGGTAGGATCAGCGCCCCTTTGGGGTGGCTTATTTGTTGTCCTTTCTATTTGTAAACCCCACTATTCTTATGGAAAGCTTAATACACTTGTCCATTTAAAGGTGAAGCTGAATAATTGAAGACCTCCAGCAAGGATGTGTTGTACCGCTGAAAAGGCCGACTAGGCCTTATCAGATGAAAACTCAGCAATTCCTTGTATTTTTGTGCTCAAAAATAGTAATCTGGAGGTATCTTATATGAAAAAAGTATTATCTATTGTATTGGTGCTGCTGCTTGGCACCGTTGTTCTTGCAGGCTGTGCTCAGCAGGAGAAGCCCGTTAAAAGTGAAAAGCTCCGTGTCGTTACGACCATTTTCCCGCCTTATGATTTCACCCGTGCTATTGCCGGTGACAAAGCGGACATTACTATGCTCCTGCCCCCGGGCAGCGAAACCCATTCCTTTGAGCCTACACCTCAGGATATCATTAAAATTAAAAATTGTGATGTGTTTATCTATGTAGGAGGGGAATCCGACGAGTGGGTAAAGGATGTCTTGGCATCCATGGATACATCTGAGATGAAAATTATCACCCTCATGGACTGCGTGGAAACCGTGGAAGAAGAAATTGTGGAAGGCATGCAAGATGAGGAGGAAGCGCACGACGCAGCGGATAATGAAGCCGAGGAACCAGAATACGATGAACACGTGTGGACTTCGCCCCGCAATGCAAAGCTGATTGTGCAAAAGATCTCAGATGCCCTCTGCCAGATTGATTCTGCTAATGCCGAGGCATATGAACAGAACACGGCCGCTTATCTTGGCAAGTTGGATGAATTGGATAGCAAATTTCAAGCTGTCGTAGATGGTGCTGCCCGCAAGACACTTGTCTTTGGGGACCGTTTCCCTTTCCGCTATTTTGCTGATGCTTACGGCCTCACCTATTTTGCTGCATTTCCCGGCTGCTCTACCGAAACGGATGCCAGTGCATCTACTGTAAAGTTCCTCATTGATAAGATGAATGCGGAGAATATTCCGGTCGTATTCCATATTGAACTTTCCAATGAGAAGATGGCGAATACCATCAGTGAGGCTACGGGAGCAAAGGTGCTGCTTTTCCACGCTTGTCACAATATTTCCAAGGCCGACTTTGAGGCGGGGAAAACCTATCTGGACCTGATGACCGCCAATGTGTCCGCTTTGAAGGAGGCGTTGCAATAATATGGCTCTGATTACATGCCAGAATGCAGCCTTCGGATACGAAGGCAACACCGTTGTCAGTGGGCTTCAATTTGAAGTCCACAGCGGTGATTATTTATGTGTTGTCGGGGAGAATGGGTCTGGTAAGAGTACCCTTATCAAGGGATTACTTCAACTAAAAGCACCCCAGAGCGGCAAGGTTTTCATGGGGGACGGCTTGGGCCTCAATGAAATCGGCTATCTACCCCAGCAGACTGCAGCACAGAAAGATTTTCCAGCCAGTGCTTACGAGGTGGTCCTTTCAGGACGCCTCGGGGCTCGTGGAATCCGTCCCTTTTACTCGCCAAGAGATAAGGCGATTGCAGAGGAAAATATCAAACGACTGGATATCAGCTCCTTGAGAAACCGTTGTTATCGTGAGTTGTCTGGTGGCCAGCAACAGCGGGTTTTGCTGGCCCGCGCCTTGTGCGCTACTAAAAAAGTGCTGCTGCTGGATGAACCGGTGGCCGGTCTTGATCCGGTGGTAACACAGGAATTATACCGGCTGATTGAGAGCATCAACCGGGAAACCGGGCTGACGGTTATCATGGTTTCCCATGATCTTCAAAGTGCAGTTAAATATGCAAGCCATATCCTGCATTTGAAAAATACGCAGTTGTTTTTTGGTAAGACTTCGGATTACCTAATCTCTAAGGTTGGACAGATATTTATAGGAGGTGAACGAAATGCTTAATATGTTGATAGAGATGTTCTCCTATACATTCCTGGTTCGTGCTGTAGTGGTGGGCTTGCTCGTGTCTCTCTGCGCAGCACTCCTTGGGGTAAGCCTCGTGCTGAAACGCTATTCCATGATTGGCGACGGACTTTCCCACGTGGGCTTTGGCACCTTGGCCATCGCTACGGCTATGAACGCGGCGCCCCTTCTGGTATCCATTCCGGTGGTGGTGGTGGCGGCGTTTCTCCTTCTGCGGATTAGTGAAAATAGCAAAATTAAAGGCGATGCTGCCATTGCCTTGATTTCCACTAGTTCGTTGGCTATCGGCGTGGTGGTCATCTCCCTGACAACAGGGATGAATACGGACGTTTGTAATTACATGTTTGGCAGTATTTTAGCCATGAGCAAGGATGATGTAACCCTTTCCGTCATCTTGGCTGTGGTCGTGCTGGGATTATTTGTACTCTGTTACAACAAAATCTTTGCGGTCACCTTTGATGAGACCTTTGCTCAGGCCACTGGGGTAAAAACTGGCATGTACAACATGCTTATTGCCTTTTTGACGGCTATCACCATTGTGCTGGGGATGAGAATGATGGGGGCTCTGCTGATTTCCAGCCTGATTATCTTTCCAGCCCTTACCTCCATGCGCCTTTGCAAGAAGTTTAAAACGGTGACCATCTGCTCGGCGGTGGTGTCGGTGGTTTGCTTCTTTATTGGTGTAATCTTTTCCTATATCAACGCTACGCCTACGGGGGCAAGTGTGGTGCTGGTAAATATCGCTGCTTTTCTGTTATTTTGGGCAGTGCGGGTCATACCCCGGGCCAAAATCAAAGAAACAGCAGAAAGGCAGGTCGTATCATGAAAAAATTTACAAGTCTATTGATGGTTTGTGCTTTAGTTGCGTTGACAGGGTGCCAAGGCGGCACTGCTGGGACTTCAGGCTCTCAAAACGATACTGGCGCAGCTAGTGACACCGTCGCTGTGAAGACGAAAGCTTCCGCTGGCGATACGGTGGAAATTAAAGAAAAGATGTTTCTGGCACAGTTGAATGACATCTACCTGAATCAAGAAGATTATTTGGGTAAAACCATAAAATATGAAGGAATGTTTACTCAGTACACCTGGGAGGAAAAGGGGGTAACCTACTATATGGTCTATCGTCAATCCCCAGGCTGCTGCGGAGCAGATGGCCAGGCGGGTTTTGAGGTGGTTTGGCCAGAAGGGGCCAGTGCCTTTTATCCCCAGGAAAATGACTGGGTGGAAGCCGTCGGTGTTTTAGAAACGGTAGAAGAAGATGGATATACTTATCTGCGACTTTCCCTGTCTTCCTTGACGGTACTGCCTACCCGTGGCGCGGAATTTGTGAACCAGTAAAGGTGATGAAATAGCACAATTTGTTGTTTTATGGCCCATTTTAGTATATAATGATAACAACTATTTTTTAAAGATTACTCATGAAAGTTATATTTTTGTATTCGTTGATTATAGATACAAGTAGTTCTGGAGACCCATATGGAATATAATGAAATTTTAAATGAGCATATCACCATTAAAGAGTTGTTTGAAGCCATGCCAGTTGCCTTGGCGTTAGTGAACAGAGAAGGCGAATATCTACTGGTCAACAACGCGTTGGTTTCCTTAGGAGGAGTATTTCACGCCAATTTAATAGGACAAAAAATAGGTGAAATCAGCCCTATAGCAGAATTAAACAGCCGTGAGGATTTTAAACTTTTCGATGCTGGCATTGAGGTGCCGGATCATGAGTTGACCATTAACGGTGATTTTTTTCAAGTTTCTGTCAGCCCCTTGCGGGATAATCAGGGTTACGCTATTGCGGAAATGGTTGCAATAACCAATATCTCTAAGATTAAAAAAATTGAAACTCAGCTGTATGAAACAAATAAGAAGCTCGTTCTTCTATCAAATCAAGATCCTTTAACAGCCTTATTAAATGCACGAGGTTTCTATGAGACGATTGGAAACTTGATCGAGGAAGAAGCTGACGAGCAAATGGTGTATAGTGTATTTTTTATTGATATCGACCGTTTCAAGCAGATTAATGATACTTACGGGCATCAAATGGGAGATGCCGTTTTAGTTCAAACAGCAGGCGTTATAAAAGCTCTGTGCCGGGACAACGATACCATTGGCAGAGTTGGGGGCGATGAGTTCTCTGTATTTTTACCGAAGACAGCTTATAAGGAGGCCTACCTGCTTGCAGAAGCATTACGGGCTGAAATCGAAAGGCTGATACCAGTAGCAGAAGATGCTTCATTAAAAATAACGGTAAGCATCGGTGTGGCAGAAGGAAAAGGTAAGAGTATCTCGTTGATGGATGTTCAAAGTAAAGCCGATTGTGCAATGTATACGGCTAAAAGAAAATCTGGAAATCAAGTGTCAGGTGTTTTTTAGGCATTGGAAATTAAACGCAAGTAGGAACGTAATTCAAGATAAAAGAAATAGAGGCGGCGGGCTTTTTAGCCTGCCGTTTTTCATTTCGCTGAATTTAAGCGGGCGCTGCTTATTTGAGTGCACATTTTGACGAATATTGTTATAATATAGAGATAAGACGCCATAATGGGTTGAAGGGAACCGGAAAGTTCCTGCCAGACAAGATACACAGATGATGAGGACAATACCATGAAAAGAAAATTAAGGATAAGCATATGGATAATGGGCATATTTCTATTACTTGAAAGCCCACCGGGGGTGCAGGCGGATACGAGTCTGTTAGATTTAACCGCCAGCAATGTATCTCTGACTCAGGAAGAGAAAGACTATATTCAGGAGAAACATGTGATCCGGGCCATAGCCGTAGACGGCGCAGCCCCGATTATGTATGTAGATAAAGAGGGAGAGCCCCAGGGAATTTCCAGGATGTTGATGGAGGAGATTTCCAAGCGCACAGGGCTAATTTTTGAATACGCCGTATATGATGATATGGTTTCGGCTCTAGCCAGTGATTATGACATCTTCATGGGAATGCCTCATCAGTATGCATCAGAAGGCATGATTTTCTCCGAACCTTATTTGCAAGGTAAATCCATACTTTATTTGAACGCAGCTTTAAATGTAAATGACTTGCAGGGTAAACGGTATGCGGCGGTAAGGGGAAGGACTTTGCCTGAGGGAATAGAACCAGAAAATGCTATTTACTACGGATCCCGCCTAGAAAGCATTGAAGCGGTGAATAAGGGAGAGGCCGATTACGGCTATGGCAATGCCTTCTCCGTTAATTTTTATACGTGGAACAAAGGTTACAAGAATCTGGTTACTATCCCCGTAGGGAAGGAAGACCGGGAATACTGCCTGGTTTTTCCTAAAGACAACAGCCTGCTGATTTCTATCGTCAATAAAACTATTGAAGGGATAGATAAAAGCGACATTCAAAAGATGGTTTTAGACTCGATGATTTCAGGGGAAAGACCCGTGAACTTCACGATGATAATGGACAATTATGGAGAGAAGATTATCCTGATCGGGTGTTTGCTTATGAGTATACTGCTCCTAAGCATCGTCTCTTATATGCAGGTCAATGGGCGGCTGCGGATGCAGAATCAGAAGTATGAACAGCTGTCCGCGCTATCCGATGAATACCTGTATGAATATTTTGCCCGTACAGACAGGCTGGTATTTTCGGAAAAATGCCAATCCCTCTTTGCTGATGCAGGTGCAGAAGAGGTGGTTCGCCAGAAGCTGAAAGAGCTGCATTCTCGGCCCAAAACGGATGGAAATACCATCATCACGCTGCCTCTGGGGGAAGAGGAAACTGGCGTATTTAAAGCCGTACATTTCAGTATCTATCATCACAATGGCAAGCTCAATTCCGTCATCGGCAAGCTGATTGATATCAGTCAGGAGGCAGCGGAAAAGGAAGAGCTGTTAATTAGTGCCCAGATTGACGGGCTGACAGGCCTGTACAATCCAGTGACCACCAGACAGCTGATAACCAGCCGACTGAAGGGCAAAGGGCCTCTGAAAATGGATGGGTTGATGCTGGTAGACTGTGACCATTTCAAAAGCATAAATGACAGCTACGGCCATCTGGCTGGAGATCAAATGCTTAAATTGCTGAGCCGAAGTTTGGAAAAGACCTTTGAAAAAAAGGCAATTATTGGCCGAATCGGTGGCGATGAATTTGCCGTATACGTAAGAAATATCTCTTCTCCAGCCTTTATCAAGGAAAAATGCGACCAGTTAAAAAAGACTCTTCAAGAGGAGGAGGCAGAGATTGCTCTTTCGGTCAGCATCGGCATCGCTCTTGTTGTGGGGGAAACCGATTACGACACCGTGTTTGATCGAGCAGATCAAGCGTTGTATCAGGCCAAACGAAACGGAAGAGATCAGGCCGTCTTTTATGATGAGGCAAGTCAATAAGTTTGTATACTTTGGGACCTAAACTCTCTTATACATCCAGTACTTGAATTCTATATTGCAGTTCGGGCATGACAGCCTTTAGGCCGAGGCAGATTCGTTCCAGGGCCTCTTGACGGTAAGACACAGAGGTGTGCCGATGGCCTTGAATGACAAGCAGGAGTTTTTTTGTCTGGGGGGTAATCTTGTACAGCTCTGAATCACGGCAGTCCAGATAAGCTAAGATACCTTGCTGATCCCGATAGACTAAATCTGTGGCGGCTACTTTTTTCTCCGGGGCCATGATGGGATAAAAGGTATCTTCTCTTTTGGAGATGGTAAATTCCACCGGAAACTGGATTTTGTCCAAGTCATGGGCGCCTATGGACAGGTAGGACTGGAGGGTTTCGGCGTTGTACCAATCTACCACGGTGTTAATTCGAGGCAGGGAACCTCGTCGCTGGATGTTTTTGATCAGGGCTTCAGCAGTAGGCGGATTTTTCTTAGAACTTCGACCCACCTGCTGAACTAATTCCCGGTAGCCGATTACAATCGGATTTTCATCCAATTCTTCCAGATTAAGCGCTAAAGCTTTCTGTTGCCAGTGCTCCAGAAACAATTGCTTTTCCTCTGAAAGGGAAGCCTCCAGGTCTATGCCTGACATAGTCGCGATAACCACTTGCTGAATCCCCAGACCAGCTAGACTTTTATCTAAAATAAATTCCATAGGTTCTCCTCCCTTACCAGAAGAATTCACTTCTTCTGGATTGTATGGACCGCAATATCAACAAAATGTTCATTTTGTTGCGCATATGCGAGCTAAAAGCGCCTCGCAGAGGCTTTTTTTATAGATATATTCTAGCACGAAAAAGCTGAAATTTTCAACCAATTCGCATAACTTTAGCATAGGAGATAAAGATTTGCCGGATTGGTTGGTTTTATTTTTTGAAATTGGTTGTGTTTTCTATAAATCCATCGTGATATGATGAGGCCACATTAACATTATTATTACGGAGGAATGCAACATGAAAATCAATGATTTTAAACTAGAATGTTATTTTGGTCTGTACGAATTTACCGCACCGTACCTGCTGACCCAGTCAGACTGCGAATCCATGACCACCAAAGAACTGCTGGACTTGGAGCCGGGAGCAGAGGAGGCTTATTTGAATCAATGGTTGGGCTATACTGAAACTTGGGGAGATCCAGAATTGAGAACCGCTATTGCTGGATTGTACAAGAATATGACGGCAGAGGATGTGCTGGTATTTCACGGAGCACAGGAAGCAATCTTTGGCTACATGAATGTCATGCTCAACGAAGGCGATCACATGATTGCCATGTATCCAAACTATCAGTCTGCTTATGAGGTAGCCAATTCCGTGCCTAACTGTGAATTTTCCAAGTGGTATTTAAAGGATGACGGCAGCAAATGGGTAGTGGATTTTGACGAGCTGGAGACCTTGATTAAACCGAATACTAAGGTGATTGCGGTCAACTCCCCGAACAACCCTACAGGCTATACTTTTACCAATGCAGAGATCAAACAGCTGTGCGACATTTGTAAGAAACACGATATTTACCTCTTTGCTGACGAGGTGTACAAAGGTCTGGAACTGGATGGAGAAAAGCGAGAATGGATGGCAGACCACTATCATAAGTGTGTATCCTTAGGGGTTATGTCTAAGGCTTATGGATTGGCTGGACTGCGTGTAGGCTGGTTAGTGACCAAGGATCACGAGATCTTAGATCAAGTGGTGAAGTTTAAGCACTATATGAGTATCTGCGATTCTGCTCCGTCGGAATTTCTCTCCAAAGTGGCGTTGAAGCACAGCGATGAGCTGCTGGAGCGCAGCACCAATATCATTCGGGAGAATCTAAAGCTGATGGATGAGTTTTTCGCCAGATACCCTAAGCTCTTCGAGAAGAAGGCGATTACTTGTGGGCCTGTAGCCTTCCACAAGCTGCTGCTTGATATGCCGGTTAAAGAGTTCTGCCAGCTAGCGGTAGATAAAAAAGGCGTTCTGCTGCTGCCAGCGGATATTTATGACTTGGACGGCCCGTATTTTAGAATGGGTTATGGCCGGAAGGGCGTGCCAGAAAGCTTGGCCAAGTTTGAAGAATTCTTAATTGAAGAAAAATTTGTATAAGCAGACATACTAGAAGTTAACCGGGAGGTGTATTATGAAAACCTTATTGCTCAGCATCGATCATGTGCGAAGCTCCTTGTCCATGAAGGAGGTCATTCAGGCTGTAGAGGAAGGCTATCAGTCTTATGATGCCGGAATGGTCCAGCAGCCCGACATCGTATCCATGGAAATGCCCGCCAACAACGGGGAAACCGACATTAAATCCTGCTACAACCAGCTGAATGAACGGATATCCGTCAAGGTGGCTTCCGGCTTTTACGATAATGGCAAGTCCAATGATTTGCCGACGATGATTGGCACCATCCTGCTCTTTGATGGCAAGACAGGAGCCCCCCTTTGTATTATGGATGGCAGCCTGATTACAGGTATTCGCACGGGCGCAGCGGGCGCTATTTCCGCGAAGCTGTTGGCCAGAAAAGATTCAAAGACGGTGGCGGTTTTCGGCGGCGGAGGTCAAGCCAGAATGCAAGTTTACGCCTTGTGTCAGGTACTGGACATCCAGGAAGTCC
The genomic region above belongs to Aminipila butyrica and contains:
- a CDS encoding S8 family peptidase, producing the protein MATALLPQQAFAAELPEEPSVFMLAEDLSQEATEAGADYNGYIFKLKGETNRTSLSRRAALFQENDEISPLEYMPGYYTAESLETLKETVDESNIEFIEPDYIVTLHDEPGSGTAESINDDHLELMHVPSAWANGLTGADLDRDYDMGNDGNSTDQIVVAVVDSGLAEGHEDIDYDQVIPGKSFVAGADSTVDTLGHGTFVAGEIIAVSENNIGIAGIAQSAYVMPLKAFIAKETEISNIINAINYATQQREAFDQSNGASGSNICILNLSLGGEDASLAMESAVNEAIAAGIIVIASAGNDGETIAGYPAQYAIGVGSTNAEGAYSDFSQILSDENGKGYENKVWVTAPGEDYTSTWYNGSYKTSSGTSFSAPQVSALAAISVGIKNNLTDITGDSTNHAAFKALLKETADYQDSGTQIAGQDIYYGWGIIDFAEMTEKLLNISENIGKDSAVSFSVNNGAGTLLTVEANHLAITVTPEGSDIPEIPQEGIYTLKIGTKYDYTITADKFKTASGQFIPVTATRVLNIAMEGKDYGLRFSVKNTAGQEIANPIIFITKTGGTVLLPLPDGSFAVKNGTYTYTVSANDYYSISGTFTINDSEQTYENDRLKLEVELTGPQDVCNVQFAVSGSDGAPYAEISVRDESGSAIAAYFDKAWNLGPGGYTYTIESDYYNAISGSFTVNEGDKGSSRTISEVMNQRLYWVFFDVMPLSVMALDTTTLAIKDGQEKMAQPYNEDPGQYRLPNGTYTYSIKADGYKTSSGNFTVDGSVLYVSIQLEKGADAPVIVPGDNGGGSSSGGSGGGGGAGGGSIPSNNASQPADTKNTADVLHKRFNVQTEDHDFTDVGRTSWYYEPINYVATLGLYNGLSNTQFAPDTPMTRGMMATVLFRLSGAANSADKHNFSDVAEGSYYANAVTWGAEHKVFQGISESAFSPNREITREQLITALYRYALYAKLTDSSADNNAAKAFQDFSAVSEYSEEAVSWAYKNDILEGDSRGLIRPAENATRAEVAAMVTRFINNVILKEV
- a CDS encoding metal ABC transporter substrate-binding protein produces the protein MKKVLSIVLVLLLGTVVLAGCAQQEKPVKSEKLRVVTTIFPPYDFTRAIAGDKADITMLLPPGSETHSFEPTPQDIIKIKNCDVFIYVGGESDEWVKDVLASMDTSEMKIITLMDCVETVEEEIVEGMQDEEEAHDAADNEAEEPEYDEHVWTSPRNAKLIVQKISDALCQIDSANAEAYEQNTAAYLGKLDELDSKFQAVVDGAARKTLVFGDRFPFRYFADAYGLTYFAAFPGCSTETDASASTVKFLIDKMNAENIPVVFHIELSNEKMANTISEATGAKVLLFHACHNISKADFEAGKTYLDLMTANVSALKEALQ
- a CDS encoding metal ABC transporter ATP-binding protein translates to MALITCQNAAFGYEGNTVVSGLQFEVHSGDYLCVVGENGSGKSTLIKGLLQLKAPQSGKVFMGDGLGLNEIGYLPQQTAAQKDFPASAYEVVLSGRLGARGIRPFYSPRDKAIAEENIKRLDISSLRNRCYRELSGGQQQRVLLARALCATKKVLLLDEPVAGLDPVVTQELYRLIESINRETGLTVIMVSHDLQSAVKYASHILHLKNTQLFFGKTSDYLISKVGQIFIGGERNA
- a CDS encoding metal ABC transporter permease; translated protein: MLNMLIEMFSYTFLVRAVVVGLLVSLCAALLGVSLVLKRYSMIGDGLSHVGFGTLAIATAMNAAPLLVSIPVVVVAAFLLLRISENSKIKGDAAIALISTSSLAIGVVVISLTTGMNTDVCNYMFGSILAMSKDDVTLSVILAVVVLGLFVLCYNKIFAVTFDETFAQATGVKTGMYNMLIAFLTAITIVLGMRMMGALLISSLIIFPALTSMRLCKKFKTVTICSAVVSVVCFFIGVIFSYINATPTGASVVLVNIAAFLLFWAVRVIPRAKIKETAERQVVS
- a CDS encoding TIGR03943 family putative permease subunit; this translates as MKKFTSLLMVCALVALTGCQGGTAGTSGSQNDTGAASDTVAVKTKASAGDTVEIKEKMFLAQLNDIYLNQEDYLGKTIKYEGMFTQYTWEEKGVTYYMVYRQSPGCCGADGQAGFEVVWPEGASAFYPQENDWVEAVGVLETVEEDGYTYLRLSLSSLTVLPTRGAEFVNQ
- a CDS encoding sensor domain-containing diguanylate cyclase, which encodes MEYNEILNEHITIKELFEAMPVALALVNREGEYLLVNNALVSLGGVFHANLIGQKIGEISPIAELNSREDFKLFDAGIEVPDHELTINGDFFQVSVSPLRDNQGYAIAEMVAITNISKIKKIETQLYETNKKLVLLSNQDPLTALLNARGFYETIGNLIEEEADEQMVYSVFFIDIDRFKQINDTYGHQMGDAVLVQTAGVIKALCRDNDTIGRVGGDEFSVFLPKTAYKEAYLLAEALRAEIERLIPVAEDASLKITVSIGVAEGKGKSISLMDVQSKADCAMYTAKRKSGNQVSGVF
- a CDS encoding transporter substrate-binding domain-containing diguanylate cyclase: MKRKLRISIWIMGIFLLLESPPGVQADTSLLDLTASNVSLTQEEKDYIQEKHVIRAIAVDGAAPIMYVDKEGEPQGISRMLMEEISKRTGLIFEYAVYDDMVSALASDYDIFMGMPHQYASEGMIFSEPYLQGKSILYLNAALNVNDLQGKRYAAVRGRTLPEGIEPENAIYYGSRLESIEAVNKGEADYGYGNAFSVNFYTWNKGYKNLVTIPVGKEDREYCLVFPKDNSLLISIVNKTIEGIDKSDIQKMVLDSMISGERPVNFTMIMDNYGEKIILIGCLLMSILLLSIVSYMQVNGRLRMQNQKYEQLSALSDEYLYEYFARTDRLVFSEKCQSLFADAGAEEVVRQKLKELHSRPKTDGNTIITLPLGEEETGVFKAVHFSIYHHNGKLNSVIGKLIDISQEAAEKEELLISAQIDGLTGLYNPVTTRQLITSRLKGKGPLKMDGLMLVDCDHFKSINDSYGHLAGDQMLKLLSRSLEKTFEKKAIIGRIGGDEFAVYVRNISSPAFIKEKCDQLKKTLQEEEAEIALSVSIGIALVVGETDYDTVFDRADQALYQAKRNGRDQAVFYDEASQ
- a CDS encoding B3/B4 domain-containing protein, whose translation is MEFILDKSLAGLGIQQVVIATMSGIDLEASLSEEKQLFLEHWQQKALALNLEELDENPIVIGYRELVQQVGRSSKKNPPTAEALIKNIQRRGSLPRINTVVDWYNAETLQSYLSIGAHDLDKIQFPVEFTISKREDTFYPIMAPEKKVAATDLVYRDQQGILAYLDCRDSELYKITPQTKKLLLVIQGHRHTSVSYRQEALERICLGLKAVMPELQYRIQVLDV
- a CDS encoding aminotransferase class I/II-fold pyridoxal phosphate-dependent enzyme; amino-acid sequence: MKINDFKLECYFGLYEFTAPYLLTQSDCESMTTKELLDLEPGAEEAYLNQWLGYTETWGDPELRTAIAGLYKNMTAEDVLVFHGAQEAIFGYMNVMLNEGDHMIAMYPNYQSAYEVANSVPNCEFSKWYLKDDGSKWVVDFDELETLIKPNTKVIAVNSPNNPTGYTFTNAEIKQLCDICKKHDIYLFADEVYKGLELDGEKREWMADHYHKCVSLGVMSKAYGLAGLRVGWLVTKDHEILDQVVKFKHYMSICDSAPSEFLSKVALKHSDELLERSTNIIRENLKLMDEFFARYPKLFEKKAITCGPVAFHKLLLDMPVKEFCQLAVDKKGVLLLPADIYDLDGPYFRMGYGRKGVPESLAKFEEFLIEEKFV